One genomic region from Haloterrigena gelatinilytica encodes:
- the gyrA gene encoding DNA gyrase subunit A, giving the protein MSSDVPDPTDVQARAVENVRIEDEMEQSYIDYAMSVIAGRALPRVEDGLKPVHRRILYAMHEMGVSSGSSHRKSSSIVGETMGDYHPHGDSAIYDTLVRMAQDFSMRYPLVDGQGNFGSMDGDPAAAQRYTEARMSSISEELLEDIDKDTVDFSANYDDRLQEPDVLPAAFPNLLVNGSSGIAVGMSTNIPPHNLGEVVDATIELIDDPDATVEDLMDHVKGPDFPTGANIVGRDAIYSAYKTGRGRIRVRAEFEVEEWKNGRERIVVTELPFQANKARLVERIAEDVNEGELEGISDLRDESDRDGVRIVIELKRGANSEVVKNRLLENHLERTFGVINLALVDGQPRVLSLKETLEEYVAHRREVVRRRSEYDLAEAEDRAHILEGRLTAVENADDVVELIRNSETRSDAKENLQEAYDFSQDQADHIVRMQLGSLTSMETTEIEEEYEEVQAEIERLNAILESEEELLSVIKDELREIKEEYGDERRTSIVEDQGTVTHEDLIPEEEVFVVMTEDDYVKRMPIDQFDPQGRGGKGIIGADVKEGDRVSTVFRANTHDYLLCFTNQGKVYQLKTYEIPEMGRTARGKSAVNILDLDPGEDITAIVDTDAFGDGEFVTMATRHGYVKRTGGEEFDNIRSTGIIAADLEEGDELVDVEVTDGSQDLVIATEGGMTIRFDEDEVRAMGRNARGVNGIKLQGDDAVAGLVATDEADGQALLTVTRNGYGKRTRLSEYRTQSRYGKGLIDIKTGDRNGPVTAVKAVDDDDQLVMMSEDGQIVRTRVDEISTVGRNTMGVIVMDVEDGDAVASVDDIPAAATGDVDADADVPADAEEN; this is encoded by the coding sequence ATGAGCTCAGACGTACCCGATCCGACTGACGTACAGGCACGAGCGGTAGAGAACGTCCGCATCGAGGACGAGATGGAGCAGTCGTATATCGACTACGCGATGTCCGTCATCGCGGGTCGCGCGCTCCCGCGGGTGGAGGACGGCCTGAAACCCGTCCACCGGCGCATCCTCTACGCGATGCACGAGATGGGCGTCTCGAGCGGCTCCTCCCACCGCAAGTCCTCCTCGATCGTCGGGGAGACGATGGGTGACTACCACCCCCACGGCGACAGCGCGATCTACGACACCCTGGTCCGGATGGCCCAGGACTTCTCGATGCGCTACCCGCTGGTCGACGGCCAGGGGAACTTCGGATCGATGGACGGCGATCCGGCCGCCGCCCAGCGGTACACCGAGGCGCGGATGTCCTCGATCTCCGAGGAACTGCTCGAGGATATCGACAAGGACACCGTCGACTTCTCGGCGAACTACGACGACCGCCTGCAGGAGCCCGACGTGCTCCCCGCGGCGTTCCCGAACCTCCTCGTGAACGGTTCCTCGGGGATCGCGGTCGGGATGTCGACGAACATCCCGCCGCACAACTTGGGCGAGGTCGTCGACGCGACGATCGAACTGATCGACGACCCCGACGCGACGGTCGAGGACCTGATGGACCACGTCAAGGGCCCCGACTTCCCGACCGGCGCGAACATCGTCGGCCGCGACGCCATCTACTCCGCCTACAAGACCGGCCGCGGCCGCATCCGCGTCCGCGCCGAGTTCGAGGTCGAGGAGTGGAAGAACGGCCGCGAGCGGATCGTCGTCACGGAACTGCCCTTCCAGGCCAACAAGGCCCGTCTCGTCGAGCGCATCGCCGAGGACGTCAACGAGGGCGAACTCGAGGGAATCTCCGACCTTCGCGACGAGTCCGACCGCGACGGCGTCCGCATCGTCATCGAACTCAAGCGCGGCGCCAACAGCGAGGTCGTCAAGAACCGCCTGCTCGAGAACCACTTAGAGCGCACCTTCGGCGTCATCAACCTCGCGCTGGTCGACGGCCAGCCGCGAGTGCTCTCGCTGAAGGAGACCCTAGAGGAGTACGTCGCCCACCGCCGCGAGGTCGTTCGCCGGCGCAGCGAGTACGATCTCGCGGAGGCCGAAGATCGGGCCCACATCCTCGAGGGGCGGCTGACCGCCGTCGAGAACGCCGACGACGTCGTCGAACTGATCCGCAACAGCGAGACCCGATCGGACGCGAAGGAGAACCTACAGGAGGCCTACGACTTCTCGCAGGATCAGGCCGACCACATCGTCCGGATGCAACTCGGTAGTCTGACCTCGATGGAGACCACCGAGATCGAAGAAGAGTACGAGGAGGTCCAGGCCGAGATCGAACGCCTGAACGCCATCCTCGAGAGCGAGGAAGAGCTGCTGTCGGTCATCAAGGACGAACTCCGCGAGATCAAGGAAGAGTACGGCGACGAGCGGCGGACCTCGATCGTCGAGGACCAGGGGACGGTCACCCACGAGGACCTCATCCCCGAGGAGGAGGTCTTCGTCGTCATGACCGAGGACGACTACGTCAAGCGGATGCCCATCGACCAGTTCGACCCCCAGGGTCGAGGCGGTAAGGGCATCATCGGCGCGGACGTCAAGGAAGGCGACCGCGTCTCGACGGTGTTCCGCGCGAACACCCACGACTACCTGCTGTGCTTTACCAACCAGGGGAAGGTCTACCAGCTCAAGACCTACGAGATCCCCGAGATGGGCCGGACCGCCCGCGGCAAGTCGGCGGTCAACATCCTCGATCTCGATCCCGGCGAGGACATCACGGCCATCGTCGACACCGACGCCTTCGGCGACGGCGAGTTCGTGACGATGGCCACCCGCCACGGCTACGTCAAACGAACCGGCGGCGAGGAGTTCGATAACATTCGCTCGACGGGGATCATCGCGGCCGATCTCGAGGAGGGCGACGAACTCGTCGACGTCGAGGTCACCGACGGCTCGCAGGATCTGGTCATCGCCACCGAGGGCGGCATGACGATCCGCTTCGACGAGGACGAGGTCCGCGCGATGGGACGGAACGCTCGCGGGGTCAACGGGATCAAGCTCCAGGGCGACGACGCGGTCGCCGGACTGGTCGCGACCGACGAAGCGGACGGCCAGGCCCTGTTGACCGTCACTCGGAACGGGTACGGCAAGCGGACCCGGCTCTCGGAGTATCGCACCCAGTCTCGGTACGGCAAGGGACTGATCGACATCAAGACGGGCGACCGAAACGGACCCGTGACGGCCGTCAAGGCGGTCGACGACGACGATCAGCTGGTGATGATGAGCGAGGACGGCCAGATCGTCCGGACGCGCGTCGACGAAATTTCGACGGTCGGGCGCAACACGATGGGCGTGATCGTCATGGACGTCGAGGACGGCGACGCGGTCGCCAGCGTCGACGACATTCCGGCGGCCGCGACGGGCGACGTCGATGCGGACGCCGACGTCCCTGCCGACGCCGAGGAGAACTGA
- a CDS encoding Rrf2 family transcriptional regulator, with amino-acid sequence MSSIELTPSQKKILRALTNLHKESEAAIKGEDIAEQVDRNPGTIRNQMQSLKALQLVEGVPGPKGGYKPTASAYEALEIQQMDDPASVPIEHEGEPIDDVIVEEIDLSSVHHPELCRAEIHIQGALGDIHEDDAVTVGPTPLSKLLIDGRVDGKDDTNNILILRIEDMVAPAEEPSH; translated from the coding sequence ATGTCATCCATCGAACTCACCCCCAGCCAGAAGAAGATCCTCCGTGCACTGACGAATCTGCACAAGGAGTCCGAAGCCGCGATCAAAGGCGAGGATATCGCCGAACAGGTCGACCGCAACCCCGGGACGATCCGTAACCAGATGCAGAGTCTCAAAGCCCTCCAACTCGTAGAGGGCGTACCCGGCCCCAAAGGCGGGTACAAACCCACGGCCTCGGCCTACGAGGCCCTCGAGATCCAGCAGATGGACGACCCGGCCTCGGTCCCGATCGAACACGAGGGCGAACCCATCGACGACGTCATCGTCGAGGAGATCGACCTCTCGAGCGTCCACCACCCCGAACTCTGCCGCGCCGAGATCCACATTCAGGGCGCGCTGGGCGACATTCACGAGGACGACGCCGTCACCGTCGGCCCGACCCCGCTGTCGAAGCTCCTCATCGATGGCCGCGTCGACGGCAAGGACGACACGAACAACATCCTCATCCTGCGGATCGAAGACATGGTCGCCCCGGCCGAAGAGCCGTCCCACTAA
- a CDS encoding metal-dependent transcriptional regulator, producing the protein MMLSDVMEDYLKTIYQLQRETDDRIKTSAIADELDVTSPTVTSMLDKLEERGLVDREKYRGVTLTDEGETVALEVVRHHRLLEAYLTEHLDYDWAEVHEEADRLEHHISEDFEARVADVLGEPTVDPHGAPIPGADLEPPERPEGESVTSFSAGDTVIVEEVADRDADVLSYLAEHGVRPGVELEIVEVAPFGMITARSSDHDSDVSLPESVAHHVRVTEPPELEQ; encoded by the coding sequence ATGATGCTGAGCGACGTGATGGAGGACTACCTCAAGACGATCTACCAGCTCCAGCGCGAGACCGACGACCGAATCAAGACGTCGGCCATCGCCGACGAGCTGGACGTCACGTCGCCGACGGTCACCAGCATGCTCGACAAACTCGAGGAGCGAGGACTCGTCGACCGCGAGAAGTACAGGGGCGTCACCCTGACCGACGAGGGCGAAACCGTCGCCCTCGAGGTCGTCCGTCACCACCGGCTGCTCGAGGCCTACCTCACCGAACACCTCGACTACGACTGGGCGGAGGTCCACGAGGAGGCCGACCGGCTCGAGCACCACATCAGCGAGGACTTCGAGGCCCGCGTCGCGGACGTCCTCGGCGAACCGACGGTCGACCCCCACGGCGCGCCGATCCCCGGCGCCGACCTCGAGCCGCCCGAACGCCCCGAGGGCGAATCCGTCACCTCGTTCTCGGCGGGCGACACCGTGATCGTCGAGGAGGTCGCCGACCGCGACGCCGACGTCCTCTCCTACCTCGCCGAACACGGGGTCAGACCCGGCGTCGAACTCGAGATCGTCGAGGTCGCCCCCTTCGGGATGATCACCGCCCGCTCGAGCGACCACGACTCCGACGTCTCCCTGCCCGAGTCCGTCGCCCACCACGTCCGCGTCACCGAGCCGCCGGAACTCGAACAGTAG
- the rocF gene encoding arginase, whose amino-acid sequence MATTVRIIGAPMDYGADRRGVDMGPSAIRYAEVADRLSDAGVTAVDDGDLSIPRAEERDPNTDEPIEGTAKFLREVEDVCTRLEERVAETLADGEFPLVLGGDHSVAIGSMRGSAREADLGAIWFDAHADLNTPATSPSGNVHGMPLAATLGRGAFGDLSWARAPRVREESIAYVGLRSIDERERELVRDSEMTAYTMADIDERGMTAVVEDALDVATDGTDGVHVSLDLDWVDPKTAPGVGTPVRGGVTYREAHAALETVSERHAAEEIVRSMDVVEVNPILDEGNETATIAAELTASAFGNRIL is encoded by the coding sequence ATGGCTACGACCGTCAGAATCATCGGCGCGCCGATGGACTACGGGGCGGATCGCCGCGGCGTGGACATGGGACCGTCGGCGATCAGGTACGCCGAGGTGGCCGATCGGCTCTCGGACGCCGGCGTCACCGCCGTCGACGACGGCGACCTCTCGATTCCGCGGGCCGAGGAGCGCGATCCCAACACCGACGAGCCGATCGAGGGGACGGCGAAGTTCCTCCGGGAGGTCGAGGACGTCTGTACGCGGCTGGAAGAACGAGTCGCGGAAACGCTGGCGGACGGCGAGTTTCCGCTCGTGCTGGGCGGGGACCACTCGGTCGCCATCGGTTCGATGCGCGGTTCGGCCCGCGAGGCGGACCTCGGCGCGATCTGGTTCGACGCCCACGCGGACCTCAACACGCCAGCGACGTCGCCCAGCGGCAACGTCCACGGGATGCCGCTGGCCGCGACGCTGGGCCGGGGCGCCTTCGGCGACCTCTCGTGGGCCCGCGCGCCGCGCGTCCGCGAGGAATCGATCGCCTACGTCGGCCTCCGGAGCATCGACGAGCGCGAGCGCGAACTGGTCCGCGACAGCGAGATGACGGCGTACACGATGGCCGACATCGACGAGCGCGGGATGACCGCCGTTGTCGAAGACGCCCTCGACGTCGCGACCGACGGCACCGACGGCGTCCACGTCAGCCTCGACTTAGACTGGGTCGATCCCAAGACCGCGCCGGGGGTCGGCACGCCGGTCCGCGGCGGCGTCACCTACCGGGAAGCGCACGCCGCACTCGAGACCGTCTCCGAGCGCCACGCGGCCGAGGAGATCGTCCGGTCGATGGACGTCGTCGAGGTCAATCCGATTCTAGATGAGGGGAACGAGACGGCGACCATCGCGGCCGAACTCACCGCGAGCGCGTTCGGAAACCGAATTCTCTGA
- a CDS encoding acyltransferase produces MTDETDSRHDRIRHHPTAGPGNSLADWTRARNPLRVAISYVAVWLIRISPSLRLKRWLLRRLGAAVGPGVSWGLEATPDVFWPDLITVEREAIVGYDATILCHEFLQDEYRTGEVVIGERAMIGAGAIVLPGVEIGANARVAANSLVTRDVPPGTTVAGVPAEPVGSSAAGDASAETAGDTAADSGADDSEPGDDETEPGDVGVGSADGTDA; encoded by the coding sequence GTGACTGACGAGACGGACTCGCGCCACGACCGCATCCGGCACCACCCGACCGCGGGGCCAGGCAACTCGCTCGCCGACTGGACACGCGCGCGCAACCCGCTCCGGGTCGCGATCTCCTACGTCGCCGTCTGGCTGATCCGAATCTCGCCGAGCCTCCGCCTCAAACGGTGGCTGTTGCGCCGACTCGGCGCCGCCGTCGGCCCCGGCGTCTCCTGGGGGCTCGAGGCCACGCCGGACGTCTTCTGGCCCGACCTGATCACCGTCGAACGCGAGGCGATCGTCGGCTACGACGCGACGATCCTCTGTCACGAGTTCCTCCAGGACGAGTACCGCACGGGCGAGGTCGTGATCGGCGAACGCGCGATGATCGGCGCCGGCGCGATCGTCCTTCCGGGCGTCGAGATCGGCGCGAACGCGCGGGTCGCCGCCAACTCGCTCGTCACCCGTGACGTGCCGCCGGGAACGACCGTGGCCGGCGTCCCGGCCGAACCGGTCGGCTCGAGCGCCGCGGGCGACGCGAGCGCCGAGACGGCCGGCGATACCGCTGCCGATTCCGGAGCCGACGATAGCGAACCGGGGGACGACGAGACCGAACCCGGAGACGTCGGGGTCGGATCCGCCGACGGGACCGACGCCTGA
- a CDS encoding DUF7344 domain-containing protein, with translation MPVQPESLERETVYSLLADRVREYLLCHLATVDRTTVPDAAERLAVWSRETSELCARERDGFAVQLVHNHLPRLAEHDVVVYDRSSDAVATGPNFADLEPYVDPLEPPRV, from the coding sequence ATGCCAGTCCAGCCTGAGTCACTCGAGCGGGAGACCGTCTACTCACTGCTCGCCGATCGGGTTCGCGAGTACTTGCTGTGTCACCTCGCGACCGTCGACCGAACGACGGTCCCCGACGCCGCCGAACGACTCGCGGTCTGGAGCCGCGAGACGTCCGAGTTGTGCGCGCGCGAACGGGACGGGTTCGCCGTCCAGTTGGTTCACAACCACCTCCCGCGACTCGCCGAACACGACGTCGTCGTCTACGACCGCTCGAGCGACGCGGTGGCCACCGGACCGAACTTCGCGGACCTCGAGCCCTACGTCGACCCGCTCGAGCCGCCGCGCGTCTAG
- a CDS encoding Nmad3 family putative nucleotide modification protein, with product MTVVLAGVGADTTNLGALAPLYDDGRFEYVPIPEKTPDTDETETLGSWDLRATDGTAADLTNRIAPQPIGDADRTVAGDALESWPLHRDPNFAALTYGEHRTSGYVERLRTLESGDVVGFYTGLRRPGGDRAHRYLIGYFTVDRVDVVDPDQPRTDREAILAAHPDNAHAKRARDGDLYLEKPVVLIDGREPGGLFDRHPIRLSDYYTKPGNERSQYYLREEIATEWAVRAGGENMMYKPAYRCGLSGAAFRRRVGRPGDRTADRARLETEDAAAETTD from the coding sequence ATGACGGTCGTCCTCGCCGGCGTCGGTGCCGACACCACGAACCTGGGCGCGCTCGCCCCGCTGTACGACGACGGGCGCTTCGAATACGTGCCGATCCCCGAGAAGACCCCCGACACCGACGAGACCGAAACGCTCGGTTCGTGGGACCTGCGCGCGACCGACGGCACCGCCGCGGACCTCACGAACCGGATCGCCCCCCAGCCGATCGGCGACGCCGACCGGACCGTCGCCGGCGACGCCCTCGAGTCGTGGCCCCTTCACCGCGACCCCAACTTCGCGGCGCTGACCTACGGGGAACACCGGACCAGCGGCTACGTCGAACGTCTCCGAACGCTCGAGTCCGGCGACGTCGTCGGGTTTTACACCGGCCTGCGACGTCCCGGCGGCGACCGCGCCCACCGCTACCTGATCGGCTACTTCACCGTCGATCGAGTCGACGTCGTCGACCCCGACCAGCCGCGGACCGACCGCGAGGCGATTCTGGCGGCCCACCCGGACAACGCCCACGCGAAACGCGCCCGAGACGGAGACCTCTACCTCGAGAAACCGGTCGTCCTGATCGACGGCCGCGAACCCGGCGGCCTGTTCGACCGCCACCCGATCCGGCTCAGCGACTACTACACCAAACCGGGGAACGAACGATCGCAGTATTACTTGCGCGAGGAGATCGCGACCGAGTGGGCCGTCCGCGCCGGCGGCGAGAACATGATGTACAAACCCGCCTACCGCTGTGGGCTCTCCGGAGCGGCGTTTCGCCGCCGCGTCGGCCGACCGGGCGACCGCACGGCCGATCGCGCCCGCCTCGAAACTGAGGACGCCGCCGCCGAGACGACCGACTGA
- a CDS encoding type IV pilin: MDLSKYRNKLVGSEEERAVSPVIGVILMVAITVILAAVIAAFVLDMGDSMGSGNVNAVAETDVQDGGNETVVTVTDIGDADGVTVVGSDGTPINDSTDAIITSTGESVTFTNSSGDDYTTGESYTVQAFTGDADSSLDNTSSIDDQTDSSSIIAEFST, translated from the coding sequence ATGGATCTAAGCAAATACAGAAACAAACTGGTCGGCAGCGAAGAAGAGCGAGCAGTATCGCCCGTTATCGGTGTTATCCTGATGGTCGCGATTACCGTCATTCTGGCGGCCGTGATCGCAGCATTCGTGCTGGATATGGGCGACAGTATGGGTAGTGGAAATGTGAACGCAGTCGCTGAGACAGACGTTCAAGATGGTGGCAATGAAACCGTAGTGACTGTCACCGATATTGGTGATGCAGATGGTGTAACTGTCGTTGGTTCAGATGGGACTCCGATCAATGACAGTACCGACGCAATTATCACATCTACTGGTGAGTCTGTGACTTTCACCAACAGTAGTGGTGATGATTATACTACTGGCGAGTCGTACACTGTTCAGGCCTTCACGGGTGATGCAGATTCCTCCCTTGACAATACGAGTAGTATCGATGATCAAACCGACTCTTCATCGATAATCGCAGAGTTCAGCACGTAA
- a CDS encoding RNA-guided pseudouridylation complex pseudouridine synthase subunit Cbf5: MADRSRLRGPPDDRTPAELLTFGVVNLDKPPGPSSHQVSGWLRDAVDETLADRAPDATIEQAAHAGTLDPKVTGCLPVMLGEATRLAQVFLEGSKEYVAVLECHAPVPADAESVVAEFEGPIYQKPPRKSAVARRLRVREIYDLEVLETDERRLLLRIRCESGTYVRKLCHDLGLALGTGGHMGHLRRTATSPFDDRDLHSAHDFLDALAYWREDDDPEALFDVVDPAERILEGLPGVVIAPSAAREVANGAPVYDPGVIETDDDAQAGDLVACYTPNGAAVCLGEFVDDASRDVTVDLERVLV; the protein is encoded by the coding sequence ATGGCCGATCGCTCTCGCCTCCGCGGTCCGCCCGACGATCGCACGCCCGCGGAACTGCTCACGTTCGGCGTCGTCAATTTAGACAAGCCGCCGGGGCCGTCCTCGCACCAGGTCAGCGGCTGGTTGCGCGACGCGGTCGACGAAACACTGGCCGACCGAGCCCCCGACGCGACGATTGAACAGGCGGCCCACGCCGGGACGCTTGATCCCAAGGTCACCGGCTGTCTCCCGGTCATGCTCGGTGAGGCGACCCGGCTGGCACAGGTCTTCCTCGAGGGCTCCAAGGAGTACGTCGCCGTCCTCGAGTGTCACGCGCCGGTGCCGGCCGACGCCGAATCGGTCGTCGCCGAGTTCGAGGGGCCGATCTACCAGAAGCCCCCGCGCAAGAGCGCGGTCGCCCGACGCCTCCGCGTGCGCGAGATTTACGACCTCGAGGTCCTCGAGACCGACGAGCGTCGGCTCCTGTTGCGCATCCGGTGTGAGAGCGGGACCTACGTCCGGAAGCTCTGTCACGACCTGGGGCTGGCGCTCGGTACCGGCGGTCACATGGGCCACCTGCGCCGGACGGCGACCTCGCCGTTCGACGACCGGGACCTGCACTCGGCCCACGACTTCCTCGACGCGTTAGCGTACTGGCGCGAGGACGACGATCCCGAGGCGCTGTTCGACGTGGTCGACCCCGCCGAACGGATCCTCGAGGGACTCCCCGGCGTGGTTATCGCCCCGAGCGCGGCCCGGGAGGTCGCCAACGGCGCGCCCGTGTACGACCCCGGCGTGATCGAGACAGACGACGACGCACAGGCTGGGGATCTGGTGGCCTGCTACACCCCCAACGGGGCCGCAGTGTGTCTCGGCGAGTTCGTCGACGACGCGAGTCGCGACGTGACTGTGGATCTCGAGCGCGTGCTGGTCTGA
- the cmk gene encoding (d)CMP kinase, with the protein MLLTVSGPPGSGKSTTAELLADRFDLEHVSGGDIFRELAEERGYTPLEFNKLAEENDQIDRDLDRRLYEIAVERDDLVLESRLAGWLAGEQADFRFWLDAPARVRGERIAEREEKDPERATEETKAREASEAKRYQEYYGIDIRDLTIYDLSVNTARWGPDAVLDMLVTAVEVYEADADEGQAYVEIDDEF; encoded by the coding sequence ATGTTACTGACCGTCTCCGGTCCACCGGGAAGCGGCAAGAGTACGACGGCGGAGTTACTCGCCGACCGGTTCGACCTCGAACACGTCAGCGGCGGCGACATCTTCCGCGAACTCGCCGAGGAACGCGGCTATACGCCCCTCGAGTTCAACAAGCTCGCCGAGGAGAACGACCAGATCGACCGCGACCTCGACCGCCGGCTCTACGAAATCGCCGTCGAACGCGACGACCTGGTGCTCGAGTCCCGGCTGGCGGGTTGGCTGGCCGGCGAGCAGGCGGACTTCCGGTTCTGGCTGGACGCTCCGGCCCGGGTTCGCGGCGAGCGGATCGCCGAACGCGAGGAGAAGGATCCCGAACGGGCGACGGAGGAGACGAAGGCTCGGGAGGCCAGCGAGGCCAAACGCTACCAGGAGTACTACGGGATCGACATCCGCGATCTGACGATCTACGATCTCTCGGTGAACACGGCTCGCTGGGGACCCGACGCCGTCCTGGACATGCTCGTCACCGCCGTCGAGGTGTACGAGGCCGACGCGGACGAGGGGCAGGCCTACGTCGAGATCGACGACGAGTTCTGA
- a CDS encoding DUF106 domain-containing protein, with amino-acid sequence MTRTAEKINDLVREDSSMTAALEAIREAADRNGGEVHWADVNDDLTSGQWGRLIEKGVLVDGDDGFEIADREAYDRALDGDGDGGSAAADADVDIDEEESSWSQWDKLAGMGSLLLMFGYWIDSVQQTVGSTIDIVLGPLDTALPFYAVILSVALLTGLYSTLLQANLMNPEVMGKYQERMQAMQEKQKDVRERKQEAEERGASEAEIERLEDELEEVREEQMEAMAQNLGMFKEQIRPMVWIMLLTIPLFLWMYWKVQNGGLDGSDATVIMPLAGEVGWNSTLVGPLRAWIVWYFLCSMGFSQLLRKALNIDMSPSSA; translated from the coding sequence ATGACGCGTACAGCGGAGAAAATCAACGACCTCGTCCGGGAGGACTCCTCCATGACGGCGGCCCTCGAGGCCATCCGCGAGGCGGCCGACCGGAACGGGGGCGAGGTCCACTGGGCCGACGTCAACGACGACTTGACGAGCGGTCAATGGGGCCGGTTGATCGAGAAAGGAGTACTGGTCGACGGCGACGACGGGTTCGAGATCGCCGACCGCGAGGCGTACGACAGAGCCCTCGACGGTGACGGCGACGGCGGAAGCGCCGCCGCCGACGCCGACGTCGACATCGACGAGGAAGAATCAAGCTGGTCGCAGTGGGACAAACTGGCCGGGATGGGGTCGCTGCTATTGATGTTCGGCTACTGGATCGATTCCGTCCAGCAGACCGTCGGTAGCACGATCGACATCGTGCTCGGTCCCCTGGATACGGCGCTGCCGTTTTACGCCGTAATCCTGTCGGTCGCCCTGCTGACGGGGCTGTACTCGACGCTGCTGCAGGCCAACCTGATGAACCCCGAGGTCATGGGCAAGTATCAGGAGCGCATGCAGGCGATGCAGGAGAAACAGAAGGACGTCCGCGAGCGCAAGCAGGAAGCCGAGGAGCGCGGCGCCAGCGAGGCCGAGATCGAGCGTCTCGAGGACGAACTCGAGGAGGTCCGCGAGGAGCAGATGGAGGCCATGGCCCAGAACCTCGGGATGTTCAAAGAACAGATCCGCCCGATGGTCTGGATCATGCTGTTGACCATCCCGCTGTTCCTCTGGATGTACTGGAAGGTGCAGAACGGCGGGCTCGACGGCAGCGACGCGACGGTCATCATGCCGCTGGCCGGCGAGGTCGGGTGGAACTCCACGCTGGTCGGTCCGTTGCGAGCCTGGATCGTCTGGTACTTCCTGTGCTCGATGGGCTTCAGCCAGCTGCTGCGCAAGGCGCTGAACATCGATATGTCTCCCTCGAGCGCCTGA